The region AGGATGACGCCCTTGGGCGCGCCGATCGCCTTGCGGATGCCGATCTCCCGGGTCCGCTCGGTCACGGTCACCAGCATGATGTTGGTGATGCCGATCCCGCCGACCAGCAGCGAGATCGCGGCGACCGCGCCGAGCAGCACCGTGAAGGTCTTGTTGGTGTCGGACTGGGTGCTCAGCAGTGACTCCTGGCTGCTGACCCGGAAGTCCAGCGCGCTGGCGTCCTTGATGCCGTGGGTGCCCATCAGCACGGTGGTGATCTCGTTCTGCGCGGGGGTCGTGGCGCCCGCGGACTCCGCCTGGACCAGGATCTGGCTGACCGGGCCGAAGCCGGTGAAGGCGTTCTGCACGGTCGGCAGCGGGGCGACCACCGTGTCGTCCGGGTCCTGGAAGCCGGTGCCGCCCTTGGTGGCCAGCACACCGACCACCGTGAAGGGGGTGCCGCCGATGACGACCTTCTTGCCGACCGGGCTCGCCGTGCCGAACAGGTCGGTGGCGGTGGTCGAGCCGATCACCGCCACCTTGCGGGAGTTGAGCACATCGTCGGCGGAGAAGTAGTCGCCCTTGTCCACCTTGCTGTTGGACGCCTCGAAGTACGCCGGGTAGGTGCCGACGACCTGGCTGACGGTGTGCGAGGTGCCCTCGTAGATCGCGGTCTGCGAGGTGGTGACCTCGGGGGCGACCGACTTGATGTGCGGCGCGGACGCCGGGTCGGCCAGCGCGCGGGCGTCGTCCACGGTCAGCGGTTTGGTGCTGGTCGCGCTGCTGCCGCCGCGCCCGCCGCCCGCGCCGCCGCCGAAGCCGCTGCCGGAACCCGAGGAGACGGTGAGCGAGTTGGTGCCGAGCTTCTCGATGGAGTCCTTGACCGACTGCGAGGAGCCGTTGCCGACCGCCAGCAGGATGATCACGGCGGCGACGCCGATCAGTACGCCCAGCATGGTCAGCGCGGAGCGCACCTTGTTGGCGGCCAGGCCGCCGACCGCGAAGCGCAGCGTCTCGAAGGGGTTCACCGGGACGCACCCCCGGCCCTGCTGAGCGCCTGCGCCTGGGCCTGCGGGGAGTGCGAGGCGAAGACCGCGGGGTCGCGCAGCGCGGGCGGCGGCCCGTCCACCGGCGCCTGCCGTACGTCGGTGACCACCTGCCCGTCGACCAGCCGCACGACGCGCTTGGCGTGCCGGGCGACCTCGTCCTCGTGGGTGATCAGGACGACGGTGCGCCCCGACGCGTTGAGCCGGTCCACGATCGAGAGCACTTCCTCCGTGCTGTGGCTGTCCAGGTTGCCGGTCGGCTCGTCGGCGAGCAGCATCGCGGGCGCGGTGACCAGCGCCCTGGCCACCGCGACCCGCTGCTGCTGCCCACCGGACAGTTCGTTGGGCCGGTGGTCGACCCGGTCGGCGAGGCCGACCAGGGCGAGTGCGGCCAGCGCGCGCCGCCGCCGCTCGGCGGTCCTCACCCCCGCGTAGGCGAGCGGGAGTTCGACCTGCGCGAGCGCGGGGGTGCGCGGCACCAGGTTGAACGACTGGAACACGAAGCCGATCTTGCGGTTGCGCACCAGGGAGAGCTGGTGCTCGTCGAGGCCGCCGACGTCGATGCCGTCCAGCAGGTAGCGCCCGGAGGTCGGCACGTCGAGGCAGCCGAGGATGTTCATCAGGGTGGACTTGCCTGACCCCGAGCTGCCCATCACCGCGACCATGTCGCCCTGTTCGACCAGCAGGTCGACGCCGGGCGACACACCGGTCGCCGGGTCGGGCGGGCCGCCCAGGGCGCGTACGGTCGCGTCGCCGTGGCCGTACGTCTTGAGCAGCGAGCGCACCTCGATGACCGGTGGCGGTCCCCAGGGGCCGTTGTCCTGCGGCGGCTCCTCTTCCGTGTCCCTGCGGTGGGCGCCGGTCCTGCCCAGGCCGAGCCTCATCCGCGGCCACCGCCGCCGGCGCCGCGAAGGCTGCCGCCCGCGCCGCCGGCTGCCGCGCCGAAGCGGCCGGTGCCGCCGCCGAGGCCGCCGGGGAAGGCGCCGCTCGGGAAGCCGTTGCTGCCGGTCGAGGCGACCGTCGGGATCTGCACCTGCTGGCCCTCGGTCAGGCCGCTGCTGATCTGGTCGGTGCTGTCGCCCTCGACACCGACCGTCACGGCGGTACGGGTGGTGGACCCGTCGGCGTTGACGACCAGGACCGAGCGGTTGGCGCCGGTGCCGGTCACCGCGGCGGTCGGCACGCTGAGCGCGTCGCCGGCCGAGCCGGTGGTGACCTGGATGCTGGCGCTCAGGCCGGTCCGCAGGTTCGAGGTGTCACTGGTGATCTGGAGCGTGGCCGCGTACTGCACGGCGCTGCCCGAGGAGCCGGAGCCCGAACTCGAACTGCTGCTCACCGGGAGCGAACTGACCGACAGCACCTTGGCGTCCAGGACGGTGCCGGACTCGGCGTTCAGCGTGACGGTCGCGGCCTGGCCGGGCTTGACCTTGAGCGAGTCGGCCTCGGAGAAGTCCGCGGTCACCTGCATGCCGGCCGGGTTGGTCAGCACGATGAAGCCGCTGAGCGAACCGCTGGAGGACGTGGAACCGGACGACGCGGAGCCGGAGCTGCTGCCCGAGCCGGAACCCGAGCCGGAACCCGAGCCCGAACTGCTGCCGCCCGTGCCCGACACCGACTCGCCCTTGGCCGCGGCCACCGAGGCCACCGTGCCGGCCACCGGGGCCTTGAGCGTGGTGCCGTCGACCGCGCGCTGAGCCGCGTCCACGGCGTTCTGCGCCTGCGTCAACTGAGCTTGGGCCTGCGCGAGTTGGGCGGCATCGACGGTCGGGGTCGGCGACGGGGTGGGCGTGGAGTCGCGGCCGGAGGAGCCGGAACTGCCGGTGGAGGCCGGGAGTTCGCCCGCCTCGGCCTTCGTCAGATTCGCCTCGGCCGCGGTCAGCGAGGCCTGGTCCTGCTGGAGCGTCGCCTTCGCGTCGGTGGCGTCGACCTTGGCCAGCACCTGGCCCTTCTTGACCTTGTCACCCGGCTTGACCTTCACCTGGGTGAGCGTGCCGCCGGTGGTGAAGTTCAGCCCCGCGTCGCTCGGGGAGGCGAGCGTGCCGGAGCCGGAGACCGTGGCCAGCACCGTGCCCTTGGTGACGGTCGCCACCCGGGCCGTGCCGGTGCCGCCGGACGTGCTGCCGTCGTCGTGCACGGCCGCGTAGGCGCCGCCGGCGCCCGCGAGGACGACCACGCCGAGCACCGAGTTGATCAGGGCGGCCCTGCGCCGCCGTGGGAGCACCTTCATGGCCCGCATCCTCGCGTCCCACGCCTTTGAAGCCCTGGGAGGAAACTGCGGGTTTCCTGGGAGTGCAAAGCCCTTCTTCACGGTGATACGCCGCGAGTCGGGCGCGGGTGTGCCGGATCCGGGCGGCGGTGGGCGGTCTGTTCCCCGGGAACTCACAGGTGGCGCCCGGGCGGCGCCTACCTGAGTGCGGTTCAGTCATGGGCTGCCGCCCTGCGTTGGCCACCGTCATCCCCGCGCGCACACGTAGGGCGGCCGTTCAGCCTCCGACCCACCGCTCCCGAGGAGACTCCGGCCATGACCTGGACCCCCACCACCGCACAGCGGGCCGGCGCGTCCGTCGCCGTCCTCGCCTCGGGAGTGCTCCTGCTCGCCGCGTGCTCCTCGGGCGCGTCGGGCTCCTCGTCCGCGAAGCCGTCGGGGTCGGCGACGGTGGCCGCGTCCGCGTCCGCCTCCGGGTCGATGGAGGCGTATCGCGACTGCCTGTCGCAGCACGGGGTGCAGCTGCCGAGCTTCGCGCCGCGCACCGGGACCGGGCGCCCCTCGGGCCGGCCCTCGGGGCGGCCCAGCGGCGGCGGGGGCTTCCCCGGCTTCGGCGGCGGCGCGGGGGCGTCGGCCGACCCGAAGACGAAGGCGGCGACGGAGGCCTGCGCGTCGCTGCGGCCGCAGTTCAACGGCCGCGGCGGGGACGCCGGGGGCGGCGCCGACAGCAGTGCCTTCCAGGCGTTCACGAGCTGCCTCAAGGATCACGGGGTGACGCTGCCGACCGCGTCGCCCGGGGCGAGCCGGTCCCCTCGCGGGGGGATGTCCGGCGGGATCGACACCGCCGATCCGAAGACGGCTCAGGCCTACAACACGTGCAAGCCCCTGCTCCCCCAGCGCTCTTCGCCCGCGGCGAGCTGAGCGGCTGACGACCACCTCCGCCATCGCGGGTGGCCCCGCCCCTGAGGGGCTGCCACCCGCGGTGGCGTTTCGCCTGCTCCCCGGCGGGGGCTGAGCGCGCGGTTCCGCGCGCCCCTGAGGGGCACCCTCCTGCGCAGAGGACAAGGCGTCAGGGGCGCGGGGAACCGCGCGGCCGGCCGAGACGCACCGCGCGTGCGGCGTGCCACCGCACGTGGCACTCACCCCAGAGCGCGGGCGGTCACCCGTAGGACAGCTTGGAGCACGGGTCCGCGTCAGCGGACCGCGCCTGCTTGCTGAGGTCGGTGGGAAGCGGCTTCGGCGTCGCGGACGCCGTCCCCCCCTTCGCGGCGACAGCCGCGTAATCCGCTCCGAGCACCACGTTGACCCCGCTCGTGTCGAGCTGGACCAGCTCCGCGCCGGGGAAGAGCTTCGCGACCGTGTCCGCCTGCGTCTTGGCACCGGCGCCGGTGCCGTACTCGATCCGGGTGACCGTGTGGTCCCTGGTCTTGGCGTTCGTCGAGTTCATCACGTTGAAGTTGTCGGCCTTCAGCATGTCCGCGGCCTTGCCGGCGAGCCCGCCCGTGGTGGTGCCGTTGTAGACCGAGACCATGATCCCGGTGCCGTCCACCGTCGCGCTGGGCGACGGCTTGGGAGCGGCGGTCTTGCCGGAGGCGTTGACGCCCTGGAGGGTACGGTCGGCGCGCAGTTCGGCGAACAGGTCGTCCACGTCGGGGTGGACCAGGTCTATGCGGGCGCCGGTGTACTTCCAGGGCGCGGTGATGAACTGGATGTTCTTCAGGTCGATGCCCTTGAGCGACAGGCCGAAGGACATCAGCTTCGCGGCGCTGCCCAGACCCGGGTCCACGGTGAGCGACTTGGTCGCCGCGTTGGCCAGCGGCAGCAGCGTCGTGGGGTCCATGCCCTGACCCTTGACCTTGCTGATCAGCGCGGACAGGAAGGCCTGCTGCCGCAGCATGCGGCCGACGTCGGAGTTGTCGCCGACGCCGTGCCTGACCCGGACGTAGTCCAGCGCCTGCTGGCCCTGGAGGTTCTGCATCCCGGCCTTGAGGACGATCTTGCCCTTGTGGCCGAGGTTGGGGTTCATGTCGCCCTGGTAGATGTCGTTCGGGACGCAGACCTCGACGCCGTGGACGGCGGAGGTCATGGACGCGAAGCCCTCGAAGTCGACCACCATGGTGTGGTCCACCCGCAGCCCGGACAGCTTCTCTATGGTGTTCTGCGTGCAGGCCGGGTTGCCCTTTTCGGTGTTGCCCATGGAGAAGGCGGAGTTGAACATCGCCGACGGCTGGTCCAGCGACCACTTGCCGTCCGGGAGCAGGCAGGGGGGTATGTCGACCAGCGAGTCGCGGGGTATGGAGATGCCCACCGCGTGTTTGTGGTCGGGGTAGACGTGCAGCAGGATCGTGGTGTCGGAGCGGCCGATCGCTCCCGACGCGGAGCCGCCGAGCTTGCCGTTGTCGCCGGCGCGGGTGTCGGAGCCGATCAGCAGGACGTTGACGGCCTTGTTGCCGTTGGCGTCGGCGTCGGCCTCGGCCGGGCGGTTCTTGCTCAGGCCGGCGGAGTCGAACGTCGCGATGTTCGCGTTGAGCTTGAGGTAGATCGCGCCGGCACCACCGACCAGCAGGACCACGACCGAGACCGAGATCGCGATGATCCACCGCTTGCGGTTGTGCTTGCGTATCCCGCGGCCGCGCTTACGTTCCGGCTTGCGCCCACGAACGCCCATTCCCTTACACCTTCGGTCCGGTGGCACCAGCACACATCACGACGAAGCCCCAACGTTTATCAGTTGTCCCGGCCCTGCCGTATGACGCCGGTCACATCGGCGGCGGGGAAGGATGGTTGTTCAGCGAGACACTGTACGGCGTCAACATTTGGGTGACACACAAGCAGCATGGAGTGACCGCGTCCGCACGCGGGCCGGCGGGCGCTCAGGCCCGCAGCGCCTCGTCCAGCGTGAGCACCGGGAGGAAGACGGCGTCCAGGCCGGTCATCGCCAGCAGCTTGCGGGTCTGCGGGTGGGCGCAGACCATCGCGGTGCGGCCACCGCGGTCGAGCACCCGGCGGCGGGCGCGCACCAGCAGTGCGAGGCCGAAGCAGTCGATGAACTCCAGCGGCCCGAGGTCGAAGACCACCAGCAGCGGCAGCGGCCACATCACGACCGCGTCGAGGTGCGGGTGGACGCCGTGCGCGCTGCCGAGGTCGATCTCACCGGCCAGCTCGACGACAGTGGCCTCACGGAGCCGGTACGTACG is a window of Streptomyces sp. NBC_01477 DNA encoding:
- a CDS encoding ABC transporter permease; this encodes MNPFETLRFAVGGLAANKVRSALTMLGVLIGVAAVIILLAVGNGSSQSVKDSIEKLGTNSLTVSSGSGSGFGGGAGGGRGGSSATSTKPLTVDDARALADPASAPHIKSVAPEVTTSQTAIYEGTSHTVSQVVGTYPAYFEASNSKVDKGDYFSADDVLNSRKVAVIGSTTATDLFGTASPVGKKVVIGGTPFTVVGVLATKGGTGFQDPDDTVVAPLPTVQNAFTGFGPVSQILVQAESAGATTPAQNEITTVLMGTHGIKDASALDFRVSSQESLLSTQSDTNKTFTVLLGAVAAISLLVGGIGITNIMLVTVTERTREIGIRKAIGAPKGVILGQFLAESTLLSLIGGGLGVVAGLIGSHFRIVGITPVVIPASVWGAFAIAVAIGLFFGSYPANRAASLRPIEALRHE
- a CDS encoding ABC transporter ATP-binding protein yields the protein MRLGLGRTGAHRRDTEEEPPQDNGPWGPPPVIEVRSLLKTYGHGDATVRALGGPPDPATGVSPGVDLLVEQGDMVAVMGSSGSGKSTLMNILGCLDVPTSGRYLLDGIDVGGLDEHQLSLVRNRKIGFVFQSFNLVPRTPALAQVELPLAYAGVRTAERRRRALAALALVGLADRVDHRPNELSGGQQQRVAVARALVTAPAMLLADEPTGNLDSHSTEEVLSIVDRLNASGRTVVLITHEDEVARHAKRVVRLVDGQVVTDVRQAPVDGPPPALRDPAVFASHSPQAQAQALSRAGGASR
- a CDS encoding efflux RND transporter periplasmic adaptor subunit; translated protein: MKVLPRRRRAALINSVLGVVVLAGAGGAYAAVHDDGSTSGGTGTARVATVTKGTVLATVSGSGTLASPSDAGLNFTTGGTLTQVKVKPGDKVKKGQVLAKVDATDAKATLQQDQASLTAAEANLTKAEAGELPASTGSSGSSGRDSTPTPSPTPTVDAAQLAQAQAQLTQAQNAVDAAQRAVDGTTLKAPVAGTVASVAAAKGESVSGTGGSSSGSGSGSGSGSGSSSGSASSGSTSSSGSLSGFIVLTNPAGMQVTADFSEADSLKVKPGQAATVTLNAESGTVLDAKVLSVSSLPVSSSSSSGSGSSGSAVQYAATLQITSDTSNLRTGLSASIQVTTGSAGDALSVPTAAVTGTGANRSVLVVNADGSTTRTAVTVGVEGDSTDQISSGLTEGQQVQIPTVASTGSNGFPSGAFPGGLGGGTGRFGAAAGGAGGSLRGAGGGGRG
- a CDS encoding LCP family protein, translated to MGVRGRKPERKRGRGIRKHNRKRWIIAISVSVVVLLVGGAGAIYLKLNANIATFDSAGLSKNRPAEADADANGNKAVNVLLIGSDTRAGDNGKLGGSASGAIGRSDTTILLHVYPDHKHAVGISIPRDSLVDIPPCLLPDGKWSLDQPSAMFNSAFSMGNTEKGNPACTQNTIEKLSGLRVDHTMVVDFEGFASMTSAVHGVEVCVPNDIYQGDMNPNLGHKGKIVLKAGMQNLQGQQALDYVRVRHGVGDNSDVGRMLRQQAFLSALISKVKGQGMDPTTLLPLANAATKSLTVDPGLGSAAKLMSFGLSLKGIDLKNIQFITAPWKYTGARIDLVHPDVDDLFAELRADRTLQGVNASGKTAAPKPSPSATVDGTGIMVSVYNGTTTGGLAGKAADMLKADNFNVMNSTNAKTRDHTVTRIEYGTGAGAKTQADTVAKLFPGAELVQLDTSGVNVVLGADYAAVAAKGGTASATPKPLPTDLSKQARSADADPCSKLSYG
- a CDS encoding anti-sigma factor antagonist (This anti-anti-sigma factor, or anti-sigma factor antagonist, belongs to a family that includes characterized members SpoIIAA, RsbV, RsfA, and RsfB.) is translated as MHEEVNGDRGGGGQEDGPEFGRPLGDVVPAPTPYARTYRLREATVVELAGEIDLGSAHGVHPHLDAVVMWPLPLLVVFDLGPLEFIDCFGLALLVRARRRVLDRGGRTAMVCAHPQTRKLLAMTGLDAVFLPVLTLDEALRA